In one Paracoccus everestensis genomic region, the following are encoded:
- the hspQ gene encoding heat shock protein HspQ has protein sequence MYGQHRIAKYGLGQVVRHRNRPFRGVIFDVDPEFANTQEWYDSIPEDVRPAKDQPFYHLYAETEATYYVAYVSEQNLVPDHSGEPLDHPEVEEMFGDFEDGRYPLMGPLN, from the coding sequence ATGTACGGACAGCATCGCATCGCCAAATACGGCCTGGGCCAGGTGGTTCGCCACCGCAACAGGCCTTTTCGCGGGGTGATCTTCGATGTCGATCCTGAATTCGCCAATACCCAGGAATGGTATGATTCGATCCCCGAGGACGTGCGTCCAGCCAAGGATCAGCCCTTCTATCACCTGTATGCCGAAACCGAGGCGACCTATTATGTCGCCTATGTCTCGGAACAGAACCTGGTGCCCGATCATTCGGGAGAGCCGCTGGATCACCCCGAGGTCGAGGAGATGTTCGGTGACTTCGAGGACGGGCGTTATCCGCTGATGGGTCCGCTGAACTGA
- a CDS encoding STAS domain-containing protein, translating into MQLIVTETETQLTVTVDETRIDAAIATRFKDRLREIVLRGRKPVRLDMRRVDFMDSSGLGAMIAVRKALPESLPLVLEGLTPNVERVFRLTRMDSVFDIRPAAAPQE; encoded by the coding sequence ATGCAGCTGATCGTCACCGAAACCGAAACCCAACTGACCGTCACCGTGGACGAAACACGCATCGACGCCGCCATCGCCACAAGGTTCAAGGACCGGCTGCGAGAGATCGTGTTGCGGGGCCGCAAGCCCGTCCGCCTGGATATGCGCCGTGTCGATTTCATGGACAGTTCCGGCCTTGGCGCCATGATCGCGGTCCGCAAGGCCTTGCCGGAATCGTTGCCGCTGGTGCTGGAAGGACTGACGCCCAACGTGGAACGCGTGTTCCGCCTGACCCGGATGGACAGCGTGTTCGACATCAGGCCCGCCGCCGCCCCGCAGGAATAG
- a CDS encoding metallophosphoesterase, with the protein MRLYVIGDVHGHLDQLKAAHDRIFRDGGSDALIAHVGDLIDRGPDSRGVVDYLMTGRDRGRPWIVTRGNHDRFLPQYLLQPDWVDPGLSSRLHWTLHSGLGAPETLQSYGVDTAVSPDRMLDQARRAVPAGHIAYLASLPLYFLHPLALVVHAGIRPGVDLQDQAEEDLVWIRQGFLNSPQDHGPLVVHGHTAIQTATHYGNRLNVDGGAAYGRPLCAVVIEKDAVHLLTDAGRIPLEPKDLPCE; encoded by the coding sequence ATGCGGCTTTACGTCATTGGCGATGTCCATGGGCATCTGGACCAGCTCAAGGCCGCGCATGACCGCATCTTCCGCGATGGCGGGTCCGATGCGCTGATCGCCCATGTGGGCGACCTGATCGACCGGGGACCGGATTCGCGCGGTGTCGTTGACTACCTGATGACGGGCCGGGACCGGGGACGTCCCTGGATTGTCACGCGCGGCAACCACGACCGCTTTCTGCCGCAATATCTGCTGCAGCCCGATTGGGTCGATCCGGGGCTGAGTTCCAGGCTGCACTGGACCCTGCATTCAGGTCTGGGGGCGCCGGAAACGCTGCAATCCTATGGAGTGGACACAGCGGTGTCCCCGGACCGGATGCTGGACCAGGCCAGGCGTGCGGTGCCTGCGGGTCATATCGCCTATCTGGCGTCGCTGCCGCTGTATTTTCTGCATCCATTGGCCTTGGTCGTCCATGCGGGCATCCGGCCCGGAGTCGACCTGCAAGACCAGGCCGAGGAGGATCTGGTCTGGATCCGGCAGGGTTTCCTGAACAGCCCGCAGGACCACGGGCCGCTGGTGGTTCATGGCCATACCGCGATCCAGACCGCCACCCATTACGGCAACCGCCTGAACGTGGATGGCGGCGCGGCTTACGGCCGGCCGCTTTGCGCGGTGGTGATCGAAAAGGACGCGGTGCATCTGCTGACCGATGCGGGCCGCATCCCCCTGGAACCAAAGGATCTGCCATGCGAATGA
- a CDS encoding RNA-guided endonuclease InsQ/TnpB family protein yields the protein MSQSVCIIPLRLQDPRYAALRQRLFDGQREAARLWNDCVAWHYEQRAAGGRWPGKAEIHAFSKGRYALHSQVVQRTAYRLLANIDATMERRRREPSARRWLKLPWREKLFQPLSWPAQAVRYDAEAQRMILPMGRGRPSIVLNGLRLDPGHVGAVSIVWGHPGYELHVSAPDERAPEAPWNGRAAIDLGIIHHSTIADDAGHALVVSGRGIRAIKRHRGKKLRQLARRQSRCEKHSRRWKKIQARKDKLRARVKRQDRDLRHKATRLIIDWCIRRGIGEIYIGNPCGIQGGSGRKQNRRTSQWEMGADIRYLSEKAKKAGIRSSDGDERGASSHCPECRRRRKVRGRDWRCPDCGFTGHRDVVGAVNMHRLAFGTKVTFPRRSDVTYLRPGSLRKPRPASSIRLDTGLSGEVFLIRSEAFSKPSLSAPPGRKTSRERKLHAASAVRHWKRNPPSSLGGECHHQSQFSGPISG from the coding sequence ATGAGCCAGTCGGTCTGCATCATCCCCCTCCGTTTGCAAGACCCGCGTTATGCGGCGCTGCGCCAGAGGTTGTTCGATGGGCAGCGCGAGGCGGCAAGGCTCTGGAACGATTGCGTGGCCTGGCATTACGAGCAGCGTGCGGCTGGCGGGCGCTGGCCCGGCAAGGCCGAGATTCATGCCTTCAGCAAGGGGCGTTATGCGCTCCACTCCCAGGTCGTGCAGCGAACGGCATATCGGCTTTTGGCCAATATCGACGCGACAATGGAGCGGCGCCGCAGGGAGCCGTCAGCGCGCCGGTGGCTGAAGCTGCCCTGGCGCGAGAAGCTCTTTCAGCCGCTGTCCTGGCCGGCCCAGGCCGTCCGATATGATGCCGAGGCGCAGCGGATGATCCTGCCGATGGGGCGGGGACGTCCGTCGATTGTGCTGAACGGGCTTAGGCTTGATCCTGGCCATGTCGGCGCGGTGTCAATCGTCTGGGGCCATCCCGGCTACGAGCTGCATGTTTCGGCGCCCGACGAGCGAGCGCCTGAGGCGCCATGGAATGGCCGGGCGGCGATCGACCTCGGCATCATCCATCATTCGACCATTGCCGATGACGCGGGACATGCGCTCGTGGTCAGCGGTCGCGGCATCCGGGCGATCAAGCGGCACCGCGGCAAGAAGCTGCGGCAGCTGGCGCGGCGGCAGTCGCGATGCGAAAAGCACTCGCGGCGCTGGAAGAAGATCCAGGCCCGCAAGGACAAGCTGCGGGCCCGCGTGAAGCGGCAGGACCGCGATCTGCGTCACAAGGCCACGCGGTTGATCATCGACTGGTGCATCCGTCGCGGCATCGGTGAGATCTATATCGGCAATCCCTGCGGGATTCAGGGAGGAAGCGGGCGCAAGCAGAACCGCAGGACCTCCCAGTGGGAGATGGGGGCGGATATCCGCTACCTGTCCGAGAAAGCGAAGAAGGCCGGCATTCGGAGCTCCGATGGGGACGAGCGTGGAGCGTCTTCCCATTGTCCCGAATGCCGGCGCCGTCGCAAGGTAAGGGGGCGTGATTGGCGCTGCCCTGATTGCGGCTTCACAGGCCACAGGGATGTGGTCGGAGCGGTCAACATGCACCGCTTGGCCTTCGGCACCAAAGTCACCTTTCCGCGTCGTTCCGATGTGACGTATCTGCGCCCGGGTTCGCTGCGCAAGCCGCGGCCCGCAAGCAGTATTCGCCTAGACACGGGCCTTTCCGGCGAGGTCTTCCTGATCCGGTCTGAAGCTTTCTCCAAACCTTCCCTATCGGCACCGCCAGGTCGAAAGACCTCGCGGGAGCGTAAGCTCCATGCCGCGTCAGCGGTTAGGCACTGGAAAAGAAACCCACCCAGTTCACTGGGCGGGGAGTGTCATCACCAATCTCAGTTCAGCGGACCCATCAGCGGATAA
- a CDS encoding CreA family protein — translation MRMIAAALLMMPALAQAREIAQVGVDWVGNDIVIEAIADPDVGGVTCHLAYFERSVLDRLSQGNWFEDPSNSAIQCARTGPVDVSALRPGRPEDVFSEGRSLLFKSLRVKRIYDAENRVLVYLAHASELNEGSAKMSMSTVPLLAGDMTGNPAR, via the coding sequence ATGCGAATGATCGCCGCCGCCCTGCTGATGATGCCGGCTCTGGCCCAGGCCAGGGAAATCGCTCAGGTCGGCGTCGACTGGGTTGGGAACGACATCGTGATCGAGGCGATCGCCGATCCCGATGTGGGCGGCGTGACCTGCCACCTGGCCTATTTCGAGCGTTCGGTCCTGGACCGCCTCAGCCAGGGCAACTGGTTCGAGGATCCCTCGAACAGCGCCATCCAATGCGCCCGCACCGGTCCGGTCGATGTCAGCGCCCTGCGCCCGGGCAGGCCCGAGGACGTGTTCAGCGAAGGGCGGTCGTTGTTGTTCAAGTCCTTGCGGGTCAAGCGCATCTATGATGCGGAAAACCGGGTGCTGGTCTATCTGGCCCATGCGAGCGAGTTGAACGAAGGCTCGGCCAAGATGTCGATGTCCACCGTGCCGCTGCTGGCCGGGGACATGACGGGCAATCCCGCCCGGTAG
- a CDS encoding circularly permuted type 2 ATP-grasp protein — MTYYNEMFEGSQVREPYARLSQWVETMPADFRQMKQAEAEALFRRIGITFAVYGEGGDPDRLIPFDMMPRVFEQAEWRRLERGIKQRARALNAFLRDVYGRAEIVRAGRIPARLVYQNDAYEKAVVGVVPPRGVYSHVIGIDLVRTAKDEFYVLEDNCRTPSGVSYMLENREIMMRMFPGLFRGNRIEPVDQYPDLLRRTLESVAPAKCHDRPTCVVLTPGHFNSAYYEHSFLANLMGVELVEGADLFVDGEFVYMRTTQGPRRVDVIYRRIDDPFLDPLCFRPDSMLGIPGLMDVYRSGGVSICSAPGAGVADDKAIYTFVPEMVRFYLGEEPLLQNVQTWTLWKDDDYKYVMEHLPDLVVKEVHGSGGYGMLVGPRSTKEEIETFRAKIKADPGNYIAQPTLALSTCPTFVAEGLAPRHVDLRPYCLCGDRIELVPGGLTRVALREGSLVVNSSQGGGVKDTWVLSE; from the coding sequence ATGACCTATTACAACGAGATGTTCGAGGGATCGCAGGTTCGCGAACCCTATGCGCGGCTGAGCCAATGGGTCGAAACAATGCCGGCGGATTTCCGGCAGATGAAGCAGGCCGAGGCCGAGGCCCTGTTCCGCCGCATCGGCATCACCTTCGCCGTCTATGGCGAGGGGGGCGACCCCGACCGGCTGATCCCCTTTGACATGATGCCGCGCGTTTTCGAACAGGCCGAATGGCGCCGCCTTGAACGCGGCATCAAGCAGCGCGCGCGGGCGCTGAACGCATTTCTGCGCGATGTCTATGGCCGGGCCGAGATCGTGCGCGCGGGCCGCATTCCCGCCCGGCTGGTTTACCAGAACGACGCCTATGAAAAGGCCGTGGTGGGCGTGGTGCCCCCGCGCGGCGTTTATTCCCATGTCATCGGCATCGACCTGGTGCGCACCGCCAAGGACGAGTTCTATGTCCTCGAGGACAACTGCCGCACCCCGTCCGGTGTCAGCTATATGCTGGAAAACCGCGAGATCATGATGCGGATGTTCCCTGGCCTGTTCCGCGGCAACCGGATCGAACCCGTGGACCAGTATCCCGACCTGTTGCGCCGCACGCTGGAATCGGTGGCGCCCGCTAAATGCCACGACCGTCCGACCTGCGTGGTCCTGACGCCAGGCCATTTCAACAGCGCCTATTACGAACACAGCTTCCTGGCCAACCTGATGGGCGTCGAACTGGTCGAAGGCGCGGATTTGTTCGTGGACGGCGAATTCGTCTATATGCGCACCACGCAGGGGCCAAGGCGCGTCGATGTGATCTATCGCCGGATCGACGATCCCTTCCTGGATCCGCTGTGCTTCCGCCCCGATTCGATGCTGGGCATTCCGGGGCTGATGGATGTCTATCGCTCGGGCGGGGTGTCGATCTGTTCGGCACCGGGCGCGGGCGTGGCCGACGACAAGGCGATCTATACCTTTGTGCCGGAAATGGTCCGCTTCTATCTAGGAGAGGAGCCGTTGTTGCAGAACGTCCAGACCTGGACCCTGTGGAAGGACGACGACTACAAATACGTCATGGAACACCTGCCCGACCTTGTCGTGAAAGAGGTCCATGGATCGGGCGGTTACGGAATGCTGGTCGGTCCCCGGTCCACCAAGGAGGAGATCGAGACTTTCCGTGCCAAGATAAAGGCCGATCCTGGCAACTATATCGCCCAGCCGACCTTGGCCTTGTCCACCTGCCCCACCTTTGTCGCCGAAGGGCTGGCCCCGCGCCACGTGGACCTGCGCCCCTATTGCCTGTGCGGCGACCGGATCGAGCTGGTGCCGGGCGGCCTGACGCGCGTGGCGCTGCGCGAGGGAAGCCTTGTCGTCAACTCGTCGCAGGGCGGGGGCGTCAAGGACACCTGGGTCTTGTCGGAATAA
- a CDS encoding alpha-E domain-containing protein gives MLSRTAANLFWMGRHLERADTAARLLDVGQRITLLPNTASGYQNEWNSLLQASGSANLFARKYGEISQENIEEFIFFDRENPSSVMSCTEKAREAGRIVRTALTSQVWDALNMAYQDLRKIEKTPRDKLDMASLTDVTTSYTSTVRGAINATQLRNDGWHFMNLGYGLERADATARLLDVKYYVLLPRIEFVGSGLDTYQWQVILRALSAHRSYHWAYGGDITAGRVADFLILNGESPRSLITSLYEAVWNLEGLAKRYGETVPTNARDKAREVLSRLQAHDIDMIFDEGLHEFLTWFITEIGTISSLVHEDYLLGGS, from the coding sequence ATGCTCAGCCGCACCGCCGCGAACCTGTTCTGGATGGGCCGGCACCTGGAACGCGCCGACACCGCCGCCCGCCTGCTGGATGTGGGCCAGCGCATCACGCTGCTGCCGAACACCGCCTCGGGGTATCAGAACGAATGGAACTCGCTGTTGCAGGCATCGGGTTCGGCCAACCTGTTCGCCCGCAAATATGGCGAGATCAGCCAGGAAAACATCGAGGAATTCATCTTCTTCGACCGGGAAAACCCGTCATCGGTGATGTCCTGCACCGAAAAGGCGCGCGAAGCGGGGCGGATCGTGCGGACCGCGCTGACCAGCCAGGTCTGGGACGCGCTGAACATGGCCTATCAGGATCTGCGCAAGATCGAGAAGACGCCCCGCGACAAGCTGGACATGGCCTCTTTGACGGATGTGACGACCAGCTATACCTCGACCGTGCGGGGCGCGATCAATGCCACGCAATTGCGCAACGACGGCTGGCATTTCATGAATCTCGGCTATGGCCTGGAACGGGCAGATGCAACCGCCCGGCTGCTGGATGTAAAGTATTATGTGCTGCTGCCCCGGATCGAATTCGTCGGATCGGGTCTGGACACCTATCAATGGCAGGTGATCCTGCGGGCGCTGTCGGCGCACCGGTCCTATCACTGGGCCTATGGGGGCGACATCACGGCGGGGCGGGTCGCGGATTTCCTGATCCTGAACGGCGAAAGCCCCCGGTCGCTGATCACCTCGCTTTACGAGGCGGTCTGGAACCTGGAAGGGCTTGCCAAGCGATATGGCGAAACGGTGCCGACCAATGCGCGTGACAAGGCACGAGAGGTGCTGTCCCGCCTGCAGGCCCATGACATCGACATGATCTTCGACGAAGGGCTGCATGAATTCCTGACCTGGTTCATCACCGAGATCGGCACGATCTCGTCCCTGGTGCACGAGGATTATCTTTTGGGGGGATCGTGA
- the tnpA gene encoding IS200/IS605 family transposase, whose product MIQGTVPDAATRWARYRIGYHFVWIPKYRRRILTPEVEATVKAAIASACETADMALLALETDMDHVHAFVSAKPSVSPADAVRVLKGASSRAVRKQHPDIASTCGERALWAQSYYVGTTGDMSAQTVRHYIEHCQGL is encoded by the coding sequence ATGATCCAAGGCACCGTTCCTGATGCAGCTACCCGCTGGGCGCGGTATCGGATCGGATACCACTTCGTCTGGATCCCGAAGTATCGGCGCAGGATCCTCACGCCCGAAGTCGAGGCAACCGTTAAGGCGGCCATCGCCTCGGCCTGCGAGACTGCGGATATGGCACTGCTCGCACTCGAGACGGATATGGATCATGTCCACGCCTTCGTGTCAGCCAAACCTTCTGTCTCGCCCGCCGATGCGGTGCGGGTCCTGAAGGGAGCGAGCAGTCGCGCCGTGCGCAAGCAGCATCCGGACATCGCAAGCACCTGCGGCGAGCGCGCCCTGTGGGCGCAGAGCTACTATGTCGGAACAACCGGAGACATGTCCGCACAGACGGTCAGGCACTATATTGAACATTGCCAAGGCTTGTAG
- a CDS encoding NADP-dependent malic enzyme, translating to MTDKSPRSARITPEEALAYHLEPRPGKFDIVASTPMATQRDLSLAYSPGVAVPVQAIADRPETAYDYTTKGNMVAVISNGTAILGMGNLGALASKPVMEGKAVLFKRFADVNAIDIELDTEDADEFINAVKLMGPTFGGINLEDIKAPECFIIEQRLKEMMDIPVFHDDQHGTAVICAAGLLNALELSGKRIEDVRIVLNGAGAAGIACLELLKSMGARHDNCIMADTKGVIYQGRTEGMNQWKSAHAVVTDARTLEEAMRGADVFLGVSAKGAVTQDMVASMADNPVIFAMANPDPEITPEDAHAVRPDAIVATGRSDYPNQVNNVLGFPYLFRGALDIHARAINDEMKIACAEALAKLAREDVPDEVAVAYGRKLQFGRDYIIPTPFDPRLIHVIPPAVARAGMDTGVARRPIIDMDGYVQSLKNRMDPTAAILQGIHARARQSQARMIFAEGDDPRVLRAAVAWQRGGMGQALVVGREADVREKLEAVGLADAVRELSVVNAANSRHLDAYHEFLYARLQRKGVDREDAHKLANRDRHVFAALMLAHGHGDGLVTGATRKNAPVLAQLGTVFDLRPQDGAVGITAVLHKGRIVLIGDTLVHEWPEAEDLADIATRGAAVARGLGLEPRVAFLSFSNFGYPVSERAIKMAKAPKVLDRRGVDFEYEGEMTVDVALNADSMARYPFSRLTGPANVLVVPARHSASISVKLMQEMAGATVIGPILTGVPQSIQLCSTTSTVNDILNMAAISAGGLGTGR from the coding sequence ATGACCGACAAGTCCCCCCGCAGCGCCCGCATCACCCCCGAGGAGGCTCTGGCCTATCACCTTGAGCCGCGTCCGGGAAAATTCGACATCGTCGCCTCCACTCCCATGGCCACGCAGCGCGACCTGTCGCTGGCCTATTCGCCGGGCGTCGCGGTGCCCGTCCAAGCCATCGCCGACCGGCCTGAAACCGCCTATGACTATACCACCAAGGGCAACATGGTCGCGGTGATTTCCAACGGCACCGCCATCCTGGGGATGGGGAACTTGGGCGCGCTTGCCTCCAAGCCCGTGATGGAAGGCAAGGCGGTGCTGTTCAAGCGCTTCGCCGACGTGAACGCCATCGACATCGAACTGGACACCGAGGACGCAGACGAGTTCATCAATGCCGTCAAGCTGATGGGTCCGACCTTTGGGGGCATCAACCTGGAAGACATCAAGGCGCCCGAATGCTTCATCATCGAGCAGCGCCTGAAAGAGATGATGGACATCCCGGTCTTTCACGACGACCAGCACGGCACGGCGGTGATCTGCGCGGCGGGCCTGCTGAACGCGCTGGAATTGTCGGGCAAGAGGATCGAGGACGTGAGGATCGTCCTCAACGGTGCGGGCGCGGCGGGCATCGCCTGCCTGGAACTGCTGAAATCCATGGGCGCGCGGCATGACAACTGCATCATGGCCGACACCAAGGGCGTCATCTACCAGGGCCGGACCGAGGGGATGAACCAGTGGAAATCGGCCCATGCGGTCGTGACCGATGCCCGCACGCTGGAGGAGGCGATGCGTGGCGCCGACGTTTTCCTGGGCGTCAGCGCCAAGGGCGCGGTGACGCAGGACATGGTGGCCTCGATGGCTGACAACCCGGTCATCTTCGCCATGGCCAACCCCGACCCCGAGATCACGCCCGAGGATGCCCATGCCGTCCGCCCTGACGCCATCGTCGCCACGGGCCGCAGCGATTACCCGAACCAGGTGAACAACGTCCTGGGCTTTCCCTATCTGTTCCGGGGCGCCCTGGACATCCACGCCCGCGCCATCAACGATGAGATGAAGATCGCCTGCGCCGAGGCCTTGGCGAAGCTCGCACGCGAGGATGTCCCGGACGAAGTCGCCGTGGCCTATGGCCGCAAGCTGCAATTCGGGCGCGATTACATCATCCCGACGCCCTTCGATCCGCGCCTGATCCATGTGATCCCGCCCGCGGTTGCCAGGGCAGGCATGGACACGGGCGTCGCACGGCGCCCGATCATCGACATGGACGGCTATGTCCAGTCGCTGAAGAACCGCATGGATCCGACGGCGGCGATCCTGCAAGGCATCCATGCCCGCGCCCGTCAAAGCCAGGCCCGCATGATCTTTGCCGAGGGAGACGATCCGCGCGTGTTGCGCGCCGCCGTCGCCTGGCAGCGCGGCGGCATGGGCCAGGCCCTGGTCGTGGGCCGCGAGGCCGATGTAAGGGAAAAGCTGGAAGCCGTGGGCCTCGCTGATGCGGTGCGAGAGCTGTCCGTGGTCAATGCGGCGAACTCCCGCCACCTCGATGCCTATCACGAATTCCTTTATGCCCGCCTGCAACGCAAGGGCGTGGACCGGGAAGACGCGCACAAGCTGGCCAACCGCGACCGCCACGTCTTTGCCGCGCTGATGCTGGCGCATGGGCATGGCGACGGGCTTGTCACGGGTGCTACCCGCAAGAACGCGCCGGTGCTGGCGCAACTGGGCACGGTCTTCGACCTGCGCCCGCAGGACGGGGCAGTCGGCATCACCGCCGTGCTGCACAAGGGCCGGATCGTGCTGATCGGCGATACCCTGGTCCATGAATGGCCCGAGGCCGAGGATCTGGCCGACATCGCCACGCGCGGGGCCGCCGTCGCGCGCGGCCTGGGGCTGGAGCCCCGCGTGGCATTCCTGTCGTTTTCCAACTTCGGCTATCCCGTCAGCGAACGCGCCATCAAGATGGCCAAGGCGCCCAAGGTTCTGGACCGCCGCGGCGTCGATTTCGAATACGAAGGGGAAATGACCGTGGACGTGGCGCTGAACGCGGACTCCATGGCGCGGTATCCCTTCAGCCGGTTGACTGGGCCTGCCAACGTCCTGG
- a CDS encoding transglutaminase family protein, whose protein sequence is MKLRIFHRTVYRYDRPVRNLVQSLRLTPSVSEGQRTHDWAIEVEGGIRGPGFRDGAGDWIEGWTVRGPTGEVTVTVTGRVETRDTAGVLRGHRELIHPLAYLRDTPTTQPEAGLRELAAAVTDPSDSLDLAHKLSGAVSGAIAYVPGQTEFHTTAAEALEQGKGVCQDHAHALVAVARLRDLSARYVSGYLHSTTEGEAHEAAHAWAEIHVPGLGWIGFDPANQCCPDERYVRLGSGLDASDAAPIRGIAAGQGIETMDVAVNVEEVERFQTQSQSQTQS, encoded by the coding sequence ATGAAGCTGCGCATCTTTCATCGGACGGTTTACCGCTATGACCGGCCGGTCAGGAACCTGGTGCAAAGCTTGCGGCTGACCCCCTCGGTTTCCGAAGGCCAGCGGACGCATGACTGGGCGATCGAGGTAGAGGGCGGCATCCGCGGCCCCGGTTTCCGCGATGGGGCCGGCGACTGGATCGAAGGATGGACCGTGCGCGGGCCAACCGGGGAAGTCACCGTCACCGTGACGGGCCGGGTCGAGACACGCGACACCGCCGGCGTGCTGCGCGGGCATCGCGAACTGATCCACCCGCTTGCATATCTGCGCGACACGCCCACGACACAGCCCGAGGCAGGGCTGCGCGAACTGGCGGCGGCAGTCACCGACCCATCGGATTCGCTGGACCTTGCACATAAGCTGTCGGGGGCGGTATCGGGCGCCATCGCCTATGTCCCCGGCCAGACGGAGTTCCACACCACCGCGGCCGAAGCCTTGGAACAGGGCAAAGGCGTCTGCCAGGACCATGCCCATGCCTTGGTCGCAGTCGCGCGCCTGCGTGACCTGTCCGCGCGCTATGTGTCGGGCTATCTGCACAGCACGACCGAGGGCGAGGCGCACGAGGCCGCCCATGCCTGGGCCGAGATCCATGTTCCCGGCCTGGGCTGGATCGGCTTTGATCCGGCAAACCAGTGCTGTCCCGACGAACGCTATGTCCGCCTGGGGTCAGGGCTGGATGCGTCCGACGCGGCCCCCATCCGCGGGATCGCCGCGGGCCAGGGCATCGAGACGATGGATGTCGCGGTCAATGTCGAGGAAGTGGAACGCTTCCAGACCCAAAGTCAAAGCCAGACGCAAAGTTGA
- a CDS encoding ATP-binding protein, producing the protein MSSTERQNAGHTLRPLTRTQPMFHRVLQAEPHDVRRTLKDLRTRFASQVSADAMGRLELVLAEVMNNVVEHADLAPQPLPGSMSRSMHLCVVMHDNGLSCAITDNGGHLPADCLLPRSLPALDPLDLPEGGFGWCLIQGLTQSLCYYREGQRNCLAFMVPYTSRVENP; encoded by the coding sequence ATGAGTTCCACCGAACGGCAGAATGCCGGTCACACCCTGCGCCCCCTAACCCGGACGCAGCCGATGTTCCATCGCGTGCTGCAGGCCGAACCCCATGACGTGCGCCGGACGCTGAAGGATCTGCGCACGCGCTTTGCGTCACAGGTCAGCGCCGATGCCATGGGCCGGCTGGAACTGGTCCTGGCCGAGGTGATGAACAACGTCGTCGAACACGCCGACCTTGCCCCACAGCCCCTGCCGGGGTCGATGTCGCGCTCGATGCATCTGTGCGTGGTGATGCACGACAATGGCCTGTCCTGCGCAATCACAGATAACGGCGGCCACCTGCCGGCCGACTGCCTGCTTCCCCGCAGCCTTCCCGCCCTTGATCCGCTGGACCTGCCGGAAGGCGGCTTTGGCTGGTGCCTGATCCAGGGGCTGACGCAATCGCTGTGTTATTACCGCGAAGGCCAGCGGAATTGCTTGGCCTTCATGGTGCCTTATACCTCGCGGGTGGAAAATCCCTGA
- a CDS encoding peptidase, which translates to MTYCVGLKLNAGLVLLSDTRTNAGLDNIACYRKMFFFEQPGERSIVVMTAGSLSVTQTTLARLNEAIHDEMADETTSIMKAQTMLQVATIIGDTLSRTRREIAEQHRDLRQQASASMIVAGQRCGGDMRLFLIYPEGNFIEATEDTPFLQIGEHKYGKPILDRVVTPATNLADAQKAVLLSMDSTLRSNLSVGMPLDLAIIGRDACAVTHRRRILEGDADFARMSAAWSAALRDSFVNISV; encoded by the coding sequence ATGACCTATTGCGTCGGCTTGAAGCTGAATGCCGGACTTGTGCTGTTGTCGGACACGCGCACCAATGCAGGCTTGGACAATATCGCCTGTTATCGGAAGATGTTCTTTTTCGAACAGCCGGGCGAACGCAGCATCGTGGTGATGACCGCCGGATCCCTGTCGGTGACGCAGACCACCCTGGCGCGCCTGAACGAGGCCATCCATGACGAGATGGCAGACGAGACCACCTCGATCATGAAGGCGCAGACGATGTTGCAGGTCGCCACGATCATCGGCGACACGCTGTCGCGCACACGTCGGGAAATCGCCGAGCAACACCGCGACCTGCGCCAGCAGGCGTCCGCCAGCATGATCGTCGCGGGCCAGCGGTGCGGCGGCGATATGCGCCTGTTCCTTATCTATCCCGAGGGAAATTTCATCGAGGCGACCGAGGACACGCCCTTTCTGCAGATCGGCGAACACAAATACGGCAAGCCCATCCTCGACCGCGTGGTGACGCCCGCAACCAATCTGGCCGATGCGCAGAAAGCCGTGCTGCTGTCGATGGATTCGACGCTGCGGTCCAACCTTTCGGTCGGAATGCCCCTGGATCTGGCGATCATCGGACGGGACGCCTGCGCCGTCACGCATCGCCGCCGCATTCTGGAAGGTGACGCCGATTTCGCAAGAATGAGCGCGGCCTGGTCCGCCGCGCTGCGCGACAGCTTTGTCAATATTTCGGTCTGA